Proteins encoded by one window of Fischerella sp. PCC 9605:
- a CDS encoding Uma2 family endonuclease, with amino-acid sequence MVQLPTKTLTLEEFLKLPETKPASEYINGQVIQKPMPQGKHSIIQGELVSAINAVAKSKKIALAFPELRCTFAGRSIVPDVAVFAWERIPIDENGDVANVFKAAPDWTIEILSPEQSPTKVTGNILYCLKHGCRMGWLIDPDERSLLVYPLGQQPEILQEEQDILPAPDLVSNLQITVGQLFGWLKL; translated from the coding sequence ATGGTACAGCTACCAACAAAAACACTGACTTTGGAAGAGTTTCTCAAACTGCCAGAAACAAAGCCAGCAAGCGAATACATTAACGGACAAGTCATTCAAAAACCAATGCCTCAAGGAAAGCATAGTATTATCCAGGGCGAATTAGTCAGTGCTATTAATGCTGTGGCGAAGTCAAAGAAAATTGCCCTTGCTTTTCCAGAGTTGCGGTGTACCTTTGCTGGACGTTCGATTGTGCCAGATGTAGCAGTTTTCGCTTGGGAAAGAATTCCTATAGATGAAAATGGAGATGTAGCGAATGTGTTTAAAGCTGCTCCCGATTGGACTATTGAAATTTTATCACCAGAACAAAGTCCGACGAAAGTTACTGGTAATATTTTGTATTGTCTAAAACATGGCTGTCGTATGGGTTGGCTGATTGATCCAGATGAGCGATCGCTTTTAGTTTATCCATTAGGGCAGCAACCAGAAATCTTACAAGAGGAACAAGATATATTACCAGCTCCTGATTTGGTTAGTAACCTGCAAATAACTGTAGGGCAGTTATTTGGATGGTTGAAGTTGTAG
- a CDS encoding histidine phosphatase family protein: MSQIIWIARHANRLDFVNPDWFLTAERRYDPPLSEDGFIQAKQLAKRLKREKIAHIFASPFLRTVQTANAVAEVLDLPIKLETGLSEWLNPAWMREEPDRLSTPALAELFPRIDTSYTSRIAAKYPETQQQVRSRSGQTARCLAMEFSPDNILLVGHGASVLGAAMGLVGEIAVTEVKASLCSLVKVVRQHPEWLLELKGDTSHLTQVEEFVRFN; encoded by the coding sequence ATGAGTCAAATCATCTGGATCGCCAGACACGCTAATCGCCTCGACTTTGTTAACCCTGATTGGTTTCTGACAGCTGAACGACGCTACGATCCACCTTTGTCTGAAGATGGCTTCATACAAGCAAAGCAGTTAGCTAAGCGCCTAAAAAGAGAAAAAATAGCCCATATTTTTGCTTCTCCTTTCCTACGAACTGTACAAACGGCAAATGCAGTTGCAGAAGTTCTTGATTTGCCAATTAAACTGGAAACAGGATTAAGCGAATGGCTGAATCCTGCTTGGATGAGGGAAGAACCAGACAGACTATCTACTCCAGCCTTGGCAGAATTATTCCCTAGAATAGATACCAGCTATACATCCCGCATTGCCGCTAAATACCCAGAAACTCAACAACAAGTGCGATCGCGTTCCGGGCAAACCGCCAGATGTTTGGCGATGGAATTTTCTCCAGACAATATTTTGCTGGTAGGGCATGGTGCATCTGTACTAGGAGCAGCTATGGGGCTTGTTGGTGAAATTGCTGTAACAGAAGTCAAGGCTTCCTTATGTAGCTTAGTCAAAGTTGTGCGCCAACACCCAGAATGGTTGCTAGAACTAAAGGGAGATACTTCTCACTTAACGCAGGTAGAGGAATTTGTTCGATTTAATTAA
- a CDS encoding glucokinase, with translation MTLILAGDIGGTKTILRLMEESEPPLLRTIYEKRYRSGDFPDLVPIVQQFLAAVNTPIPPKACFAIAGPVVNNTAKLTNLAWFLDAERLQQQLNIASVSLINDFTAVGYGVLGLEAQDFYTLQPGKLNPEAPIAVIGAGTGLGQGFLIKQGKFYQAFPSEGGHADFAPRTELEFQLLKYLLDKHDIQRVSVERVVSGLGIVSIYQFLRDRKITDESPDIAEIVRTWEQEAGKQEKSVDPGAVIGTAAVQGRDRLCEQTMQLFVEAYGAEAGNLALKLLPYGGLYVAGGIAPKILPLIQNSEFLFNFTHKGRMRPLLEEIPIHVVINQQVGLIGAAIYASRL, from the coding sequence ATGACATTAATATTAGCAGGAGACATTGGTGGTACAAAGACCATTCTGCGACTGATGGAGGAATCCGAACCACCTCTTTTACGTACCATTTATGAGAAACGTTACCGCAGCGGTGATTTTCCCGATTTAGTGCCAATAGTACAGCAGTTTTTGGCAGCAGTGAATACACCAATACCACCAAAAGCTTGTTTTGCGATCGCCGGGCCTGTGGTTAACAATACTGCCAAGCTGACGAATTTGGCTTGGTTTTTGGATGCCGAACGTCTGCAACAACAACTAAATATTGCCTCTGTCTCCTTAATTAATGATTTTACGGCTGTTGGCTATGGCGTTTTGGGTTTGGAAGCACAAGACTTTTACACTCTCCAACCTGGCAAACTCAACCCGGAAGCACCGATAGCAGTCATTGGTGCTGGGACTGGGTTAGGACAAGGATTTTTGATTAAACAGGGAAAATTTTATCAAGCCTTTCCCTCTGAAGGTGGACACGCTGACTTTGCCCCCCGTACCGAGTTAGAGTTTCAGTTGTTGAAATACTTGTTGGATAAACATGATATCCAACGCGTCTCTGTGGAACGGGTAGTTTCTGGGTTGGGGATTGTTTCTATTTACCAATTTTTGCGCGATCGCAAAATTACTGATGAATCACCAGATATTGCAGAAATTGTCAGAACTTGGGAACAAGAAGCAGGAAAGCAAGAAAAAAGCGTCGATCCTGGTGCTGTTATTGGTACTGCTGCGGTGCAAGGACGCGATCGCCTTTGTGAGCAAACAATGCAATTATTTGTAGAAGCTTACGGTGCAGAAGCAGGAAATCTTGCCCTCAAACTTCTGCCTTATGGTGGTTTATATGTTGCTGGTGGAATTGCTCCAAAAATTCTCCCGTTAATCCAAAACAGTGAATTTCTTTTCAACTTCACTCATAAAGGTAGAATGCGTCCTCTCCTAGAAGAAATACCGATTCATGTTGTAATTAATCAACAAGTGGGACTAATTGGTGCTGCAATCTATGCATCTAGATTATAG
- a CDS encoding glycoside hydrolase 100 family protein, which yields MQLEDLITIKNVEIEAWETLEKSIMYYQGRPVGTVAALDGTVDAVNYDQCFIRDFVSSALLFLIKGRTEIVRNFLEETLKLQPKENQLDAYKPGRGMIPASFKVVSHNGEEYLEADFGEHAIARVTPVDSCFWWMILLRAYVAATKDYSLAYQPEFQNGIRLILELSLATRFDMYPTLLVPDGACMIDRRLGIYGHPLEIQSLFYTALRAARELLICQGNEDIVTAIDNRLPVLSAHIRKHYWIDLNRLNAIYRYKGEEYGKGAVNQFNVYVDSLPYYELDRWLPKKGGYLAGNVGPSQLDTRFFALGNLVAIISDLASEEQSQAIMNLIEKRWEDLVGDMPMKITFPALEHEEYRIITGCDPKNIPWSYHNGGNWPVLMWMLAAAAVKTNRVCLAERAIEIAQARLKDDEWPEYYDGKKGRLIGKQARKYQTWTVAGFLLAKELIQDPSLLPLVSFEPFTAEQVSRACEFEIDSFDA from the coding sequence ATGCAACTCGAAGACCTAATAACAATTAAAAATGTAGAAATAGAGGCATGGGAAACATTAGAAAAGTCAATTATGTACTATCAAGGTCGTCCAGTTGGGACGGTAGCTGCCCTTGATGGCACAGTAGACGCAGTCAATTACGACCAATGCTTTATTAGAGATTTTGTCTCTTCGGCGCTATTGTTTCTCATCAAAGGTAGAACAGAGATTGTTCGCAATTTTCTAGAAGAAACTTTAAAGTTACAGCCAAAAGAGAACCAATTGGATGCCTATAAACCAGGTCGAGGCATGATTCCAGCCAGCTTCAAAGTTGTATCCCATAATGGTGAAGAATATTTAGAAGCTGATTTTGGAGAACACGCGATCGCCAGAGTAACACCAGTAGATTCTTGTTTTTGGTGGATGATTTTGTTACGTGCTTATGTAGCTGCTACAAAAGACTACTCATTGGCGTATCAGCCTGAATTCCAAAACGGTATCAGGCTAATTTTGGAACTGTCTCTGGCAACGCGTTTTGATATGTATCCGACGCTGTTAGTTCCAGATGGCGCTTGTATGATTGACCGTCGCTTAGGTATCTATGGGCATCCTTTAGAAATTCAATCTTTGTTTTATACTGCATTACGCGCTGCTCGCGAACTACTAATTTGCCAAGGTAATGAAGATATTGTTACAGCTATTGATAACCGCCTACCTGTTCTGAGTGCTCATATTCGCAAGCATTATTGGATAGACTTAAATCGCCTCAATGCTATTTATCGTTACAAGGGTGAAGAATATGGCAAAGGAGCAGTCAATCAATTCAATGTATATGTAGATTCGCTTCCCTATTATGAGTTAGATCGATGGCTACCTAAAAAAGGTGGTTATCTAGCAGGAAATGTTGGCCCATCACAGCTTGATACTCGCTTTTTTGCATTAGGAAACTTGGTAGCGATTATTTCCGATCTTGCTAGTGAAGAACAGTCGCAAGCCATTATGAATTTGATCGAGAAGCGCTGGGAAGACTTGGTAGGAGATATGCCGATGAAAATCACTTTCCCAGCATTGGAACATGAAGAATATAGAATTATCACTGGCTGCGACCCTAAAAATATACCCTGGTCGTATCACAACGGTGGCAATTGGCCTGTCTTAATGTGGATGTTGGCAGCCGCGGCTGTGAAAACTAATAGAGTATGTCTTGCTGAAAGGGCGATTGAAATTGCTCAAGCACGCCTCAAAGATGATGAATGGCCAGAGTATTACGATGGTAAGAAGGGAAGACTGATTGGCAAGCAAGCCAGAAAATATCAAACCTGGACAGTTGCAGGTTTCTTATTGGCAAAAGAGCTTATCCAAGACCCTTCTCTGTTACCATTAGTCTCTTTTGAGCCATTTACAGCAGAACAAGTTTCTAGAGCTTGTGAGTTTGAAATCGACAGCTTTGACGCCTAG
- a CDS encoding Coenzyme F420 hydrogenase/dehydrogenase, beta subunit C-terminal domain: MTSVDFPKHKKAKALKPGSRRPAKELCSECGLCDTYYIHYVKEACAFINQQINELEEQTHTRSRNLDNSDELYFGVHQDMMAAKKKQPIPGAQWTGIVSTIAIEMLNRGIVEGVVCVQNTKEDRFGPMPVIARTPEEILAARVNKPTLSPNLSVLEQVEKSGMKRLLVIGVGCQIQALRAVEKKLGLEKLYVLGTPCVDNVTRAGLQKFLETTSKSPDTVVHYEFMQDFQVHFKHEDGSVETVPFFGLKTNLLKDVFAPSCMSCFDYVNSLADLVVGYMGAPFGWQWIVVRNERGKEMLELVKDQLETQPVMSKGDRHAAVQQSIPAYDKAVTLPMWAAKLMGVVIEKIGPKGLEYARFSIDSHFTRNYLYVKRNHPEKLDAHVPEFAKRIVGQYKLPE; encoded by the coding sequence ATGACTTCAGTAGATTTTCCCAAACACAAAAAAGCCAAAGCCCTCAAACCTGGTAGCCGTCGCCCTGCGAAGGAACTGTGCAGCGAGTGTGGGCTGTGTGATACATACTATATTCACTATGTCAAGGAAGCCTGTGCTTTTATTAATCAGCAGATCAACGAACTGGAAGAACAGACGCACACACGCTCTCGCAATTTAGATAACTCCGATGAACTCTATTTTGGTGTTCATCAAGACATGATGGCGGCAAAGAAAAAGCAGCCTATCCCTGGCGCTCAATGGACGGGAATTGTAAGTACTATTGCCATTGAAATGCTTAATCGTGGCATTGTGGAGGGTGTGGTCTGTGTGCAAAACACTAAAGAAGACCGCTTCGGCCCGATGCCTGTTATTGCTCGTACCCCAGAGGAAATACTAGCAGCACGAGTCAATAAACCAACTCTTTCACCGAACCTTTCAGTGTTGGAACAGGTAGAAAAATCGGGAATGAAGCGGCTGTTAGTGATTGGTGTTGGTTGTCAAATCCAAGCTTTGCGAGCTGTTGAAAAGAAACTGGGTTTAGAAAAGCTGTATGTATTGGGTACGCCTTGTGTAGATAATGTGACTCGCGCTGGTCTGCAAAAATTCTTAGAAACTACCAGTAAGTCGCCTGACACGGTTGTGCATTATGAGTTTATGCAAGACTTTCAGGTTCACTTTAAGCATGAGGATGGGTCAGTGGAAACTGTGCCTTTCTTTGGCTTGAAAACCAATTTACTCAAGGATGTTTTTGCTCCCTCGTGTATGAGTTGTTTTGACTACGTCAATTCCCTGGCGGATTTGGTTGTGGGTTACATGGGCGCACCCTTCGGCTGGCAATGGATTGTGGTTAGAAATGAACGCGGTAAGGAAATGCTGGAGTTGGTAAAAGACCAGTTAGAAACTCAGCCAGTGATGTCTAAAGGCGATCGCCATGCTGCTGTGCAACAAAGTATACCAGCATATGACAAAGCTGTTACCCTACCGATGTGGGCGGCAAAACTCATGGGAGTAGTAATTGAAAAAATTGGCCCTAAAGGTTTGGAATATGCCCGTTTTTCGATAGATTCTCACTTCACGCGCAATTATCTGTATGTGAAGCGGAATCACCCTGAAAAGCTAGACGCGCACGTTCCAGAATTTGCTAAGCGCATCGTGGGACAGTATAAGTTACCTGAATAA
- a CDS encoding SDR family NAD(P)-dependent oxidoreductase codes for MFTDADLPNALIVGASQGIGLGFVKKLLELESIARVYATYRRRESASELIALLDEYPKRLFCLPMDITDEVQISEDVELLRGEIDRLHLVINCVGILHEGTLQPEKSLRQINPENLMRYFQVNSIGAVLLAKHLLPLFRHSDRSIFASISAKIGSIGDNQLGGWYGYRASKAALNMLMRNVAIEYARTSPKTVVVTLHPGTTDTRLSQPFQKNVPPEKLFSVERTVNQLLAVLEKLQIEDSGQFFSWDGSCLPW; via the coding sequence ATGTTTACTGACGCTGACTTACCTAATGCCTTGATTGTGGGTGCTAGCCAAGGTATTGGACTGGGATTTGTGAAAAAATTGCTGGAATTGGAGAGTATTGCTAGGGTTTATGCAACCTATCGCCGACGGGAGTCTGCTTCTGAGTTAATTGCACTGTTAGATGAATATCCAAAGAGACTATTTTGTCTGCCAATGGATATTACAGATGAAGTGCAAATTTCAGAAGATGTAGAACTCTTGCGTGGAGAGATAGACAGACTGCATTTAGTTATTAACTGTGTTGGGATTCTGCATGAGGGGACGCTGCAACCAGAAAAAAGCTTGAGGCAAATTAATCCTGAGAATTTAATGCGCTATTTTCAGGTGAATAGTATCGGTGCAGTGCTGCTTGCCAAACACCTGTTACCGTTATTTCGTCATAGCGATCGCAGTATATTTGCCAGTATTTCTGCCAAGATAGGAAGTATTGGTGATAATCAACTAGGTGGATGGTATGGTTATCGTGCTTCCAAAGCCGCGTTGAATATGTTGATGCGAAATGTGGCAATTGAATACGCTAGAACCAGCCCTAAAACTGTAGTTGTAACATTGCATCCTGGTACTACTGACACACGTCTTTCCCAACCTTTTCAAAAGAACGTACCCCCAGAAAAATTATTTTCAGTAGAACGTACCGTTAATCAATTGCTTGCAGTCTTAGAAAAGCTACAGATAGAGGATAGTGGGCAATTTTTCTCTTGGGATGGTAGCTGCTTACCTTGGTGA